GATacttcaagaaaaagaaacaaaatcaaggaACTCATTATATACTCTAAAATGGTTTATTAATTGCCGTTAAATAAATGGTTTATTAGTACAAAAAAAGGATTGACTAATAAAATATATGTACAAATATAACCTTCTATTTTGATTAATCATCTCCTTTTACTACAGGTGGAGCTTTATAAAACTTCAGACCATATGGTAAAATCATTATTCTAGATAGAAAtatgtgtttatttatttattattattttttttttggcgtcAAAGATAGTGATAGATATATGTGTTGACATGGGCAAAGCCTGTGCACAACTTTGGTTCAAACTTGCTGTGGAGAAAAGGAGGAGCAATCACATCGACGCGGAAGAGGAATGGTCGCCTCTCTACCTGCCATGGAAGACCGGACGTACGAGAGACTCTGGTAGCTTGGAAAGTAGGGAATCTCTATAAGAACGCTGGTTTCATCCTTAAGACCAAAGTAGCTCAACTCAAGGAGCACGCCTGTGTCATCAAACATGGCTTCAGTTATACTAGGAATCCTTCTAGTACTCACTCCACTTCCCCTTTCCACTGAAGCTCAAACCCGCGGCAACTTGACCTTCGGCAACTCATTGACGGCGAACGACCGAAACTCTTCCCTGTTGTCGCCGTCGGGCAAGTTCGCCTTCAGGTTCCGGAAAATGGGACAAGGGGCTCATTTGCTGGCAATATGGTTCGAGATGATAAAGGAGAAGACCATCGTCTGGTCGGCGAATGGCGATAATCTAGCGCCCGAAGGTTCGAAAGTCCAGTTGACCACCAACCGCGGGTTGGTGCTTACCGacccgagagggagagagctgtGGTCTTCTAACCTGACCGCCACTGGCTTACCCTATGCGGCCATGCTCGACACCGGGAACTTCATCCTAGCGAGCGCAAGCCACGTCAACTTGTGGGATTCGTTCAGCCGACCGACGGATACGTTACTACCAACGCAACAGTTAAATTTGGGGGCTGTTTTTAGAGCTTGCTATTCCGAAATGAATTACTCCGCTGGGAGATTCCTCTTCGGACTGCAACCCGACGGAAATCTCGTGCTCTATGCCACTTTGACTCCGCGGGTTGTCAATGATGCATACTAGGCTACAAACACCTTTATCGGCTTCCGAttgatattcaatcaaagtggTCGGGTCTACCTCACGGACAGGAATGGAGTAATACTCAATATCGTCACCTCAGACGAATTTCCAACCATTGGATTTTACCGAAGAGCGATCCTCGAATATGATGGGGTCTTTAGGAAATATGCCCACCCTAGTACGGCAGATTCGAGTTCTGGCTGGGCAATGGGCTGGTTGATGGTCTCTTCCCCAGTCCCTCCAAATATATGCACGAGCATCCACCGAGAGAATGGTACTAGAGCTTGTGGCTTCAATAGCTACTGTACTCTTGGAGACGATCAGATTCAGAGGCCCCGATGCCAGTGCGCACCTGGATATTCTATGTTAGATTCGACTAATGAGATGAACGGATGCAGACAGGACTTCATATCACAGAGTTGTGATGGAAGTAGGCCTGAAAAGGCCAGCTTGCTTTGCGTGACATGCTCAATACAGACTGGTCGCAGCCTGATTATGAGGTTAGCACAGAGAAAACCGAGGACTGGTGCCGAGACTTTCTTGGCTGATTGTCATTGTGCAGTCGCTGTTTTCAAAGATGGAAAATGCCAGAAAAAGAAGGCCCCTCTTTTAAATGGTAGGATGGATCCTAGTGTGGGTGGAAAAGCTCTGATCAAGGTCCAGATAAATAACTCGACTTCAAAATCTACGGGAAATGGAAACAAGAATTCGGCTCTGATTATCATCGGATCGGGGCTGTTG
This genomic stretch from Eucalyptus grandis isolate ANBG69807.140 chromosome 3, ASM1654582v1, whole genome shotgun sequence harbors:
- the LOC104440485 gene encoding G-type lectin S-receptor-like serine/threonine-protein kinase LECRK2; translated protein: MASVILGILLVLTPLPLSTEAQTRGNLTFGNSLTANDRNSSLLSPSGKFAFRFRKMGQGAHLLAIWFEMIKEKTIVWSANGDNLAPEGSKVQLTTNRGLVLTDPRGRELWSSNLTATGLPYAAMLDTGNFILASASHVNLWDSFSRPTDTLLPTQQLNLGAVFRACYSEMNYSAGRFLFGLQPDGNLATNTFIGFRLIFNQSGRVYLTDRNGVILNIVTSDEFPTIGFYRRAILEYDGVFRKYAHPSTADSSSGWAMGWLMVSSPVPPNICTSIHRENGTRACGFNSYCTLGDDQIQRPRCQCAPGYSMLDSTNEMNGCRQDFISQSCDGSRPEKASLLCVTCSIQTGRSLIMRLAQRKPRTGAETFLADCHCAVAVFKDGKCQKKKAPLLNGRMDPSVGGKALIKVQINNSTSKSTGNGNKNSALIIIGSGLLSSSVFVNLLLLLLTYYRSFRSRDSKLSQRVQINQATGTQTFTY